The Oryza brachyantha chromosome 7, ObraRS2, whole genome shotgun sequence genomic interval AGCGCGCGGTAGCTAGCACGATCGATCACAAGCCCTCTCTCTCCGTCTCGCTGCACCTGGAGGATCGAGGCTggctgctcgatcgatcgccatgGCTACGACGCGGAGCTGTCTCTTTCCGTATTCGCCGGCCATCTTGCTGCCGGTGGTGGGcaggcgcggccgccgctgcctcctcccgccgggcctgaagacgacggcggcgcagcccCGCAAGTTGACGGCgaccgcccgcccgcgcctgCAGCCGGCGCAGTGCCAGaaacgcgacggcggcggcgcaactaCGCCGCCGGTGCAGCGACTGCCGGCCGACTTTCtgcaggaggagaaggagaaggtcATGCAACACCACCGCGAAATCGTCTCCGTCGACAATGGCTGCCTTGTACGTGTTCTTGCACCACCGTATTTTTACTACTTGATCTGCCACCATCATCTACTCCCATtgtattttcttataatttaCCCTATTAACCttgtaattttaaaaatcaatcaaatctacTGGATATCcaagtaaaattaaattgatatgaatattttctatataaaaaatatcatatattttataaaaaatatttttctatttattttagaaataacataatatgtttttatctttaCAAACCACGTACATTCAGCTAGTTTATCAAAATTCGCTATTTATGAACCACAAATTAATTCTAACGCCATTTGGTGGGAAAATATTGCAGTATGCTGAGGCCATGGATATGTCGGCGCGGCTCTGCCTGGCAGCAAATGATGGTCTCGCCATGGCTTCTCACGTCATGGTAACTACATCTACATGTTCTTGCATATGTTGCATTGCATATTAACtcctataaataaataaattaacacAACAAATTGCTCTCCCTGAAAATCTCAGCACAGTGCAGAACTCAATCTCGCTGCGCCCAACGAAACATCTGCAGAAACAATCCACAGGGTACGTACGTTTAATTACTCCTTATTATATAGGTTTCTGCTGATGATGGCTGATCATCTCTGAACTTGCTGCAGACGGTCCGGGTGTGCGTGAGCGCCTTCAtggccgccgacggcgactcGTACCAGCGGAAGGTGAGCAGGGAGACGGTGGCCTCGTTCCTGGGCGCTCTGCGAGGCCTCGCGGCGTTGAGCCACATCTTGCTGGAAGGCGCCCTGGAAGCCGTCAGCCACAGGCTGCCCATGGAAAGCCTGTCGGAGTACGCCTTCAACTCCGACGTGATACGCCGAGTTCGAGAGGCAGATGAACGAGCTGGAGTCCATGGTCCAAACGGCTCTGTCTCCGGAAATCTGCAAGGTATATACAAGTGCAATTTACTTTAGTTTTGTCGTGTGTTTTTCATGTCTATTCTCTCTCTTGCTGATATTGATcccaagaaaaaaacagagtaGGTACAGCTAGTCCGTGAACAGCTAGCCATCACActgtaaaaatatgataggttCGATCTATGGTCATTGAGGGTCTCCTAAAAGGATCTACTAAATTCATCGAGTTGTTCTAAAGAATCAAAATGGTCGGTTATTAACGGAATTCCTTCCCTTTATCTTTGTGATGTTAGTTAATTTGGTGTGTTAAGTTTTGTTACATTGTCTGCAGATAGCACTGCCGGTGATTGTTAAGGGAACTAAAATTGCTGGATCAATTCTGGGGCTTATGGTGGATCGTCGAAGGAGAGCATATGTGAAGGCACATAGTAAAATGGCATCTTGTGTTCAAATTTCTGTATGGGCCTTAGCagatagtataaataattctTAAGAACATCTCAAAGATCTATCTCAtggaatatatatgcatgtgaacTTTAGTCCATCAACCTCCTTATAAGAGAGAGTGATATCCTAATGACGTGAGGGAGAAC includes:
- the LOC107304574 gene encoding uncharacterized protein LOC107304574, coding for MQHHREIVSVDNGCLYAEAMDMSARLCLAANDGLAMASHVMHSAELNLAAPNETSAETIHRTVRVCVSAFMAADGDSYQRKVSRETVASFLGALRGLAALSHILLEGALEAVSHRLPMESLSEYAFNSDVIRRVREADERAGVHGPNGSVSGNLQDSTAGDC